From a single Pelodiscus sinensis isolate JC-2024 chromosome 4, ASM4963464v1, whole genome shotgun sequence genomic region:
- the LOC102448634 gene encoding olfactory receptor 5AR1-like, whose product MAHGNCTTVTEFTLTGITDDPQMQIVFFMVFLAIYLVNLVGNLGMVVLITHDPQLHTPMYFFLWHLAFCDLCYSSAIAPRMLADFFSQKGTISFSSCTAQLYFFAAFVTTDCYILAVMAYDRYVAICNPLLYSATMSRGLCLRLVISSYVAGTVNAVIHTTATFRLDFCGPNTVNHFFCDVPPLLALSSSDTRLNEILLFTFAGFVEMSSLAIILVSYAFILSAILRIRSTEGRHKAFSTCSSHFTGVTLFYGTIIFMYLRPMSVYALDQDKWASVFYTVVIPMLNPLIYSLRNKDAKTSLRKLISRELSFALT is encoded by the coding sequence ATGGCTCACGGCAATTGCACTACGGTGACGGAGTTCACCCTCACAGGGATCACCGATGATCCACAGATGCAAATCGTCTTCTTCATGGTGTTCCTGGCCATCTACCTGGTGAACCTGGTGGGGAACCTGGGCATGGTCGTCCTCATCACGCATGATCCCCagcttcacacccccatgtacttctttctTTGGCACCTCGCCTTCTGCGATCTCTGTTACTCTTCCGCCATCgcccccaggatgctggctgaCTTCTTCTCTCAGAAGGGAACCATCAGCTTCTccagctgcactgcccagctGTATTTCTTCGCTGCCTTTGTGACCACAGATTGCTACATTCTGGCTGTGATGGCCTATGAccgctatgtggccatctgcAACCCCCTACTCTACTCCGCCACTATGTCTAGGGGGCTCTGCCTCCGGCTTGTAATCAGCTCCTACGTCGCCGGCACGGTGAACGCAGTGATACACACCACGGCCACCTTCCGCCTGGACTTCTGCGGCCCCAACACCGTCAATCACTTCTTCTGTGATGTCCCCCCGCTCCTGGCGCTGTCCTCCTCTGACACCCGCCTCAACGAGATCTTGCTCTTTACATTCGCGGGCTTTGTCGAGATGAGCTCCCTTGCCATCATCCTCGTCTCCTACGCCTTCATCCTCTCTGCCATCCTGAGGATCCGCTCCACTGAGGGCAGGCAcaaggccttctccacctgcagctCTCACTTCACAGGGGTCACCCTGTTCTACGGGACCATCATCTTCATGTACCTTCGGCCCATGTCAGTGTACGCCCTGGACCAGGACAAATGGGCCTCTGTGTTCTACACGGTGGTGATCCCCATGCTGAACCCCCTGATCTACAGCTTGAGGAACAAGGACGCGAAAACCTCTCTAAGAAAACTCATCAGCAGAGAACTGAGCTTTGCACTGACCTGA
- the LOC102448398 gene encoding olfactory receptor 2G3-like — MKDALKMEQKNQSFVTEFVFIGLSSEPTVQTSLFVVFLVFYLLTIVGNIIIITVIRADPQLHTPMYFFLSNLSFLDICYISTNVPQLLVNLSTRSRTISFPGCAAQMYFSLAFGMTECVLLCVMAYDRYVAICHPLHYAVIMNRKLCAQMAAASWICSLLSSMAINILTLRLPFCGPNTLNHYFCEVPAVLTLACTDTSLTEMVVFIFSILIVFLPFLLIVISYGHILSAIVRIQYARGRAKAFSTCGSHLTVVAIFYGTAIFMYMRPESKSSRGMDKIIAVFYTIITPMLNPLIYSLRNKEMKGALKIAVGRRRLSEGM; from the coding sequence ATGAAAGATGCACTGAAAATGGAGCAGAAAAACCAAAGCTTTGTGACTGAATTTGTATTCATAGGTCTGTCCAGTGAGCCAACAGTGCAGACTAGTCTTTTTGTGGTGTTCCTGGTTTTCTATCTGTTGACGATAGTCGGGAATATCATCATAATTACCGTGATCAGAGCTGACCCTcagctccacacccccatgtactttttcctcagcAACTTGTCCTTCTTAGACATCTGCTACATCTCCACCAATGTCCCCCAGTTGCTGGTGAACCTCTCCACCAGGAGCAGGACCATCTCTTTCCCTGGTTGTGCCGCTCAGATGTATTTCTCCCTGGCCTTTGGCATGACTGAGTGTGTCCTGCTTTGcgtcatggcctacgaccgctacgtggcGATATGTCACCCACTGCACTATGCTGTGATCATGAACAGGAAGCTCTGTGCTCAGATGGCTGCCGCTTCCTGGATCTGCAGTCTGTTGAGTTCCATGGCGATCAACATTCTCACCCTACGGTTGCCATTCTGTGGGCCTAACACCTTGAACCATTACTTCTGTGAGGTGCCGGCTGTGTTGACCTTGGCTTGCACTGACACCTCCCTCACAGAAATGGTGGTCTTCATCTTCAGCATACTCATagtcttcctccccttcctcctgattGTCATCTCCTATGGCCACATCCTCTCAGCCATTGTGCGGATCCAATATGCCCGTGGCAGGGCCAAGGCTTTCTCCACCTGTGGGTCCCATCTGACTGTGGTGGCCATCTTCTATGGGACAGCCATCTTCATGTACATGCGGCCCGAGTCGAAGTCCTCAAGGGGCATGGACAAAATAATTGCTGTGTTTTATACCATCATAACTCCTATGCTCAACCCACTGATCTACAGCCTAAGGAACAAGGAAATGAAGGGAGCTCTGAAGATAGCAGTTGGCCGACGAAGACTCTCAGAGGGGATGTGA